The Arachis hypogaea cultivar Tifrunner chromosome 19, arahy.Tifrunner.gnm2.J5K5, whole genome shotgun sequence genome has a window encoding:
- the LOC112777308 gene encoding uncharacterized protein isoform X1, which translates to MVTDSHDSRRKHRRSSSPEDADRSSKRHKHRHHSHRHRHSTKKRDEDTEYDRGTLARIPSPAPVSNSAPYSSLPDDDVEEGEILEEGEIGKKQTESDAEPGEIELSGNRDSRSDNKIPGPVTKNSKTGKEDRSHGKYVSPALDTADKHPGLHDDYGSPNQSSPELKGGKNARDTKDGLGNGYLNPKSSKEDKKQNEGPGQLRGNEKLKGDYEEKEIQANGIKHNYHTNSSSDSEGEKYRMLRSSPSHDRCRSRSRSSGHPRDRSRSRSIADEYAHSKKRHSRDQGSLHHSGRDKTDYEHDEEGMRARGREHGRGNADLLVDDRRGRSSRYRSRESQDRSRDSHVDRDLYREKKRDEASRNREVDWVRKTEKERERSYERDRRDTIKDRSREREEDRDRRREKERGWSRETDFERDRRRGKERDRSRDNTRGGERGRDWDSERDDKNRERDHIKERERRDDRYRHTDKDTAYNKDKHLRHEDGEDIRDRYRKHSRHEETEYHRERNRNSDSVKFYNSARSAMEENESKLERGEAEQDYLDEDTLQLPEQEEEDLNRIKEESRRRREAIMEKYKKQHQQAEQAAENEGKDKESVDIPTDVPEAHDGKNDGIDDVETSFAVGKSTPENLNGASKKISGAGGLGEGTPKSERSDDMFCDDIFGETPTGVRKSGKGDGILIERVGLHDNWDDAEGYYSYRFGEILDGRYEVTAAHGRGVFSTVVRAKNLKTGNGEPDEVAIKIIRNNDTMYKAGMDELVILKKLVGADPDDKRHCVRFLSSFKYRNHLCLVFESLNMNLREVLKKFGRNIGLRLTAVRAYAKQLFIALKHLRNCGVLHCDIKPDNMLVNEAKNVLKLCDFGNAMFAGKNEVTPYLVSRFYRAPEIILGLQYDHPLDIWSVGCCLYELYTGKVLFPGLTNNDMLRLHMELKGPFPKKMLRKGAFTDQHFDQDLTFLATEEDPVTKKTIKRMILNIKPKDIGTIITGSPGEDPKMLANFKDLMDKIFILDPDKRLTVSQALNHPFITGK; encoded by the exons ATGGTAACCGATTCCCACGACTCTCGTCGCAAGCATCGCCGATCCTCCTCTCCGGAAGACGCCGATAGATCCTCGAAGCGCCACAAGCACCGCCACCATAGCCACCGCCATCGCCACTCCACCAAGAAACGCGATGAAGACACCGAATACGATCGCGGAACTCTTGCTAGGATTCCTTCTCCAGCTCCTGTTTCTAACTCTGCTCCGTATAGCTCTCTCCCTGACGACGACGTCGAGGAGGGAGAGATTCTCGAAGAAGGTGAGATTGGAAAAAAGCAGACAGAATCTGATGCAGAGCCTGGTGAAATTGAGCTGTCAGGAAATCGAGATTCTCGATCCGATAACAAAATTCCG GGACCTgtcacaaaaaattcaaaaactggAAAGGAGGACAGAAGTCATGGTAAATATGTTAGTCCTGCATTGGATACTGCAGACAAGCACCCTGGACTTCATGATGACTATGGTTCTCCTAACCAGTCAAGCCCTGAGCTGAAAGGTGGAAAGAATGCTAGAGATACTAAAGATGGTTTGGGTAATGGGTATTTGAACCCTAAATCATCCAAAGAAGATAAGAAGCAGAATGAGGGCCCTGGACAATTGAGAGGAAATGAGAAACTAAAAGGTGACTATGAAGAGAAAGAGATACAGGCAAATGGAATAAAACATAATTACCATACAAATTCATCATCTGATAGTGAAGGTGAAAAATATAGAATGTTAAGAAGTTCTCCTTCTCATGATAGATGTAGAAGTCGATCAAGATCAAGTGGTCATCCTAGGGACAGATCTCGTTCTCGTAGTATAGCAGATGAATATGCTCATTCCAAGAAAAGGCACTCTAGGGATCAAGGGTCCCTTCATCATAGTGGCAGAGATAAGACTGACTATGAGCATGATGAGGAAGGAATGAGAGCACGTGGAAGGGAGCATGGTCGTGGCAATGCAGACTTGTTGGTAGATGACAGGAGGGGACGTAGTTCCAGGTATCGTAGTCGAGAGTCCCAGGATCGCAGTAGGGACAGTCATGTGGATAGGGATTTATACAGGGAAAAGAAACGAGACGAAGCAAGCAGGAATAGGGAGGTTGATTGGGTGCGTAAAACAGAAAAGGAACGTGAAAGGAGCTATGAGAGGGATAGAAGGGACACAATAAAAGACAGAAGTAGGGAAAGGGAGGAGGATAGGGATAGGAGACGAGAAAAGGAGAGAGGCTGGAGCAGGGAAACAGATTTTGAGAGGGATAGAAGAAGGGGAAAGGAAAGGGACAGGAGTAGGGATAATACAAGGGGTGGTGAGAGAGGAAGAGATTGGGATAGTGAAAGGGATGATAAGAATCGGGAAAGAGATCACATTAAGGAGAGGGAGAGGCGAGATGATAGATATAGGCACACTGATAAAGACACCGCATATAATAAGGATAAGCATTTGCGTCATGAGGATGGTGAAGACATTCGAGACAGATATAGAAAACATTCAAGACACGAAGAAACTGAATATCATCGGGAGAGAAACAGGAATTCTGATTCTGTAAAATTTTATAATTCTGCAAGAAGTGCCATGGAAGAGAATGAAAGCAAGCTAGAAAG AGGTGAGGCTGAACAAGATTACTTAGATGAGGATACTCTGCAATTACCAGAGCAAGAAGAGGAAGATCTGAATAGGATTAAGGAGGAAAGTAGACGGAGAAGGGAAGCAATAATGGAGAAATACAAGAAGCAGCATCAGCAAGCAGAACAGGCAGCTGAAAATGAAGGAAAAG ACAAGGAATCCGTGGACATTCCTACTGATGTTCCTGAAGCACATGATGGCAAGAATGATGGTATTGATGATGTAGAAACATCATTTGCTGTTGGGAAATCTACTCCTGAAAATTTGAATGGTGCTTCTAAGAAGATATCTGGTGCTGGTGGCCTGGGTGAGGGTACTCCTAAG AGTGAAAGATCAGACGACATGTTTTGTGATGATATATTTGGTGAGACACCAACTGGAGTTCGGAAATCA GGAAAAGGGGATGGTATACTGATTGAGAGGGTTGGCCTACATGACAATTGGGATGACGCAGAGGGGTATTACA GCTATCGTTTTGGTGAAATACTTGATGGCCGATACGAAGTCACTGCTGCACATGGGAGGGGTGTTTTTTCAACAGTGGTTCGGGCAAAGAATCTCAAGACTGGTAATGGTGAGCCAGATGAAGTTGCTATAAAAATCATTCGTAATAATGACACCAT GTACAAGGCTGGTATGGATGAGTTGGTCATACTGAAGAAATTAGTAGGTGCAGATCCAGATGATAAGCGTCATTGTGTTCGTTTCCTTTCAAGTTTTAAGTACAGGAATCACCTTTGTTTAGTTTTTGAATCTCTTAATATGAATCTGCGTGAAGTATTAAAGAAGTTTGGTCGCAATATTGGCCTTAGGCTAACAGCTGTGAGAGCATATGCAAAGCAACTATTTATTGCCCTGAAGCATCTTCGGAACTGTGGTGTTCTTCATTGTGATATAAAGCCTGATAATATGTTG GTGAACGAGGCTAAAAATGTCTTGAAGCTTTGCGACTTTGGTAATGCTATGTTTGCTGGTAAGAATGAAGTCACACCATATCTTGTCAGTCGGTTTTATCGGGCCCCTGAAATAA TTCTTGGCTTGCAATATGATCATCCGTTGGATATTTGGTCAGTAGGCTGTTGTTTGTATGAGCTCTATACAGGGAAAGTTCTTTTTCCAGGTCTTACAAACAATGACATGCTTAGGCTTCACATGGAATTAAAGGGTCCTTTTCCAAAGAAGATGCTGCGTAAG GGAGCATTCACTGACCAACATTTTGATCAGGACCTGACTTTTCTTGCTACTGAAGAGGATCCTGTGACAAAAAAG ACGATAAAGCGGATGATTCTCAACATAAAACCAAAAGATATTGGAACAATCATCACAGGCTCTCCTGGAGAGGATCCAAAGATGTTAGCCAACTTCAAGGATCTCATGGATAAAATTTTTATCTTGGACCCAGACAAGAGGTTGACGGTATCACAAGCACTGAACCACCCGTTTATCACTGGCAAGTGA
- the LOC112777308 gene encoding uncharacterized protein isoform X3, with product MVTDSHDSRRKHRRSSSPEDADRSSKRHKHRHHSHRHRHSTKKRDEDTEYDRGTLARIPSPAPVSNSAPYSSLPDDDVEEGEILEEGEIGKKQTESDAEPGEIELSGNRDSRSDNKIPGPVTKNSKTGKEDRSHGKYVSPALDTADKHPGLHDDYGSPNQSSPELKGGKNARDTKDGLGNGYLNPKSSKEDKKQNEGPGQLRGNEKLKGDYEEKEIQANGIKHNYHTNSSSDSEGEKYRMLRSSPSHDRCRSRSRSSGHPRDRSRSRSIADEYAHSKKRHSRDQGSLHHSGRDKTDYEHDEEGMRARGREHGRGNADLLVDDRRGRSSRYRSRESQDRSRDSHVDRDLYREKKRDEASRNREVDWVRKTEKERERSYERDRRDTIKDRSREREEDRDRRREKERGWSRETDFERDRRRGKERDRSRDNTRGGERGRDWDSERDDKNRERDHIKERERRDDRYRHTDKDTAYNKDKHLRHEDGEDIRDRYRKHSRHEETEYHRERNRNSDSVKFYNSARSAMEENESKLERGEAEQDYLDEDTLQLPEQEEEDLNRIKEESRRRREAIMEKYKKQHQQAEQAAENEGKDKESVDIPTDVPEAHDGKNDGIDDVETSFAVGKSTPENLNGASKKISGAGGLGEGTPKSERSDDMFCDDIFGETPTGVRKSGKGDGILIERVGLHDNWDDAEGYYSYRFGEILDGRYEVTAAHGRGVFSTVVRAKNLKTGNGEPDEVAIKIIRNNDTMYKAGMDELVILKKLVVLKKFGRNIGLRLTAVRAYAKQLFIALKHLRNCGVLHCDIKPDNMLVNEAKNVLKLCDFGNAMFAGKNEVTPYLVSRFYRAPEIILGLQYDHPLDIWSVGCCLYELYTGKVLFPGLTNNDMLRLHMELKGPFPKKMLRKGAFTDQHFDQDLTFLATEEDPVTKKTIKRMILNIKPKDIGTIITGSPGEDPKMLANFKDLMDKIFILDPDKRLTVSQALNHPFITGK from the exons ATGGTAACCGATTCCCACGACTCTCGTCGCAAGCATCGCCGATCCTCCTCTCCGGAAGACGCCGATAGATCCTCGAAGCGCCACAAGCACCGCCACCATAGCCACCGCCATCGCCACTCCACCAAGAAACGCGATGAAGACACCGAATACGATCGCGGAACTCTTGCTAGGATTCCTTCTCCAGCTCCTGTTTCTAACTCTGCTCCGTATAGCTCTCTCCCTGACGACGACGTCGAGGAGGGAGAGATTCTCGAAGAAGGTGAGATTGGAAAAAAGCAGACAGAATCTGATGCAGAGCCTGGTGAAATTGAGCTGTCAGGAAATCGAGATTCTCGATCCGATAACAAAATTCCG GGACCTgtcacaaaaaattcaaaaactggAAAGGAGGACAGAAGTCATGGTAAATATGTTAGTCCTGCATTGGATACTGCAGACAAGCACCCTGGACTTCATGATGACTATGGTTCTCCTAACCAGTCAAGCCCTGAGCTGAAAGGTGGAAAGAATGCTAGAGATACTAAAGATGGTTTGGGTAATGGGTATTTGAACCCTAAATCATCCAAAGAAGATAAGAAGCAGAATGAGGGCCCTGGACAATTGAGAGGAAATGAGAAACTAAAAGGTGACTATGAAGAGAAAGAGATACAGGCAAATGGAATAAAACATAATTACCATACAAATTCATCATCTGATAGTGAAGGTGAAAAATATAGAATGTTAAGAAGTTCTCCTTCTCATGATAGATGTAGAAGTCGATCAAGATCAAGTGGTCATCCTAGGGACAGATCTCGTTCTCGTAGTATAGCAGATGAATATGCTCATTCCAAGAAAAGGCACTCTAGGGATCAAGGGTCCCTTCATCATAGTGGCAGAGATAAGACTGACTATGAGCATGATGAGGAAGGAATGAGAGCACGTGGAAGGGAGCATGGTCGTGGCAATGCAGACTTGTTGGTAGATGACAGGAGGGGACGTAGTTCCAGGTATCGTAGTCGAGAGTCCCAGGATCGCAGTAGGGACAGTCATGTGGATAGGGATTTATACAGGGAAAAGAAACGAGACGAAGCAAGCAGGAATAGGGAGGTTGATTGGGTGCGTAAAACAGAAAAGGAACGTGAAAGGAGCTATGAGAGGGATAGAAGGGACACAATAAAAGACAGAAGTAGGGAAAGGGAGGAGGATAGGGATAGGAGACGAGAAAAGGAGAGAGGCTGGAGCAGGGAAACAGATTTTGAGAGGGATAGAAGAAGGGGAAAGGAAAGGGACAGGAGTAGGGATAATACAAGGGGTGGTGAGAGAGGAAGAGATTGGGATAGTGAAAGGGATGATAAGAATCGGGAAAGAGATCACATTAAGGAGAGGGAGAGGCGAGATGATAGATATAGGCACACTGATAAAGACACCGCATATAATAAGGATAAGCATTTGCGTCATGAGGATGGTGAAGACATTCGAGACAGATATAGAAAACATTCAAGACACGAAGAAACTGAATATCATCGGGAGAGAAACAGGAATTCTGATTCTGTAAAATTTTATAATTCTGCAAGAAGTGCCATGGAAGAGAATGAAAGCAAGCTAGAAAG AGGTGAGGCTGAACAAGATTACTTAGATGAGGATACTCTGCAATTACCAGAGCAAGAAGAGGAAGATCTGAATAGGATTAAGGAGGAAAGTAGACGGAGAAGGGAAGCAATAATGGAGAAATACAAGAAGCAGCATCAGCAAGCAGAACAGGCAGCTGAAAATGAAGGAAAAG ACAAGGAATCCGTGGACATTCCTACTGATGTTCCTGAAGCACATGATGGCAAGAATGATGGTATTGATGATGTAGAAACATCATTTGCTGTTGGGAAATCTACTCCTGAAAATTTGAATGGTGCTTCTAAGAAGATATCTGGTGCTGGTGGCCTGGGTGAGGGTACTCCTAAG AGTGAAAGATCAGACGACATGTTTTGTGATGATATATTTGGTGAGACACCAACTGGAGTTCGGAAATCA GGAAAAGGGGATGGTATACTGATTGAGAGGGTTGGCCTACATGACAATTGGGATGACGCAGAGGGGTATTACA GCTATCGTTTTGGTGAAATACTTGATGGCCGATACGAAGTCACTGCTGCACATGGGAGGGGTGTTTTTTCAACAGTGGTTCGGGCAAAGAATCTCAAGACTGGTAATGGTGAGCCAGATGAAGTTGCTATAAAAATCATTCGTAATAATGACACCAT GTACAAGGCTGGTATGGATGAGTTGGTCATACTGAAGAAATTAGTAG TATTAAAGAAGTTTGGTCGCAATATTGGCCTTAGGCTAACAGCTGTGAGAGCATATGCAAAGCAACTATTTATTGCCCTGAAGCATCTTCGGAACTGTGGTGTTCTTCATTGTGATATAAAGCCTGATAATATGTTG GTGAACGAGGCTAAAAATGTCTTGAAGCTTTGCGACTTTGGTAATGCTATGTTTGCTGGTAAGAATGAAGTCACACCATATCTTGTCAGTCGGTTTTATCGGGCCCCTGAAATAA TTCTTGGCTTGCAATATGATCATCCGTTGGATATTTGGTCAGTAGGCTGTTGTTTGTATGAGCTCTATACAGGGAAAGTTCTTTTTCCAGGTCTTACAAACAATGACATGCTTAGGCTTCACATGGAATTAAAGGGTCCTTTTCCAAAGAAGATGCTGCGTAAG GGAGCATTCACTGACCAACATTTTGATCAGGACCTGACTTTTCTTGCTACTGAAGAGGATCCTGTGACAAAAAAG ACGATAAAGCGGATGATTCTCAACATAAAACCAAAAGATATTGGAACAATCATCACAGGCTCTCCTGGAGAGGATCCAAAGATGTTAGCCAACTTCAAGGATCTCATGGATAAAATTTTTATCTTGGACCCAGACAAGAGGTTGACGGTATCACAAGCACTGAACCACCCGTTTATCACTGGCAAGTGA
- the LOC112777308 gene encoding uncharacterized protein isoform X2: MVTDSHDSRRKHRRSSSPEDADRSSKRHKHRHHSHRHRHSTKKRDEDTEYDRGTLARIPSPAPVSNSAPYSSLPDDDVEEGEILEEGEIGKKQTESDAEPGEIELSGNRDSRSDNKIPGPVTKNSKTGKEDRSHGKYVSPALDTADKHPGLHDDYGSPNQSSPELKGGKNARDTKDGLGNGYLNPKSSKEDKKQNEGPGQLRGNEKLKGDYEEKEIQANGIKHNYHTNSSSDSEGEKYRMLRSSPSHDRCRSRSRSSGHPRDRSRSRSIADEYAHSKKRHSRDQGSLHHSGRDKTDYEHDEEGMRARGREHGRGNADLLVDDRRGRSSRYRSRESQDRSRDSHVDRDLYREKKRDEASRNREVDWVRKTEKERERSYERDRRDTIKDRSREREEDRDRRREKERGWSRETDFERDRRRGKERDRSRDNTRGGERGRDWDSERDDKNRERDHIKERERRDDRYRHTDKDTAYNKDKHLRHEDGEDIRDRYRKHSRHEETEYHRERNRNSDSVKFYNSARSAMEENESKLERGEAEQDYLDEDTLQLPEQEEEDLNRIKEESRRRREAIMEKYKKQHQQAEQAAENEGKDKESVDIPTDVPEAHDGKNDGIDDVETSFAVGKSTPENLNGASKKISGAGGLGEGTPKSERSDDMFCDDIFGETPTGVRKSGKGDGILIERVGLHDNWDDAEGYYSYRFGEILDGRYEVTAAHGRGVFSTVVRAKNLKTGNGEPDEVAIKIIRNNDTMYKAGMDELVILKKLVGADPDDKRHCVRFLSSFKLTAVRAYAKQLFIALKHLRNCGVLHCDIKPDNMLVNEAKNVLKLCDFGNAMFAGKNEVTPYLVSRFYRAPEIILGLQYDHPLDIWSVGCCLYELYTGKVLFPGLTNNDMLRLHMELKGPFPKKMLRKGAFTDQHFDQDLTFLATEEDPVTKKTIKRMILNIKPKDIGTIITGSPGEDPKMLANFKDLMDKIFILDPDKRLTVSQALNHPFITGK; this comes from the exons ATGGTAACCGATTCCCACGACTCTCGTCGCAAGCATCGCCGATCCTCCTCTCCGGAAGACGCCGATAGATCCTCGAAGCGCCACAAGCACCGCCACCATAGCCACCGCCATCGCCACTCCACCAAGAAACGCGATGAAGACACCGAATACGATCGCGGAACTCTTGCTAGGATTCCTTCTCCAGCTCCTGTTTCTAACTCTGCTCCGTATAGCTCTCTCCCTGACGACGACGTCGAGGAGGGAGAGATTCTCGAAGAAGGTGAGATTGGAAAAAAGCAGACAGAATCTGATGCAGAGCCTGGTGAAATTGAGCTGTCAGGAAATCGAGATTCTCGATCCGATAACAAAATTCCG GGACCTgtcacaaaaaattcaaaaactggAAAGGAGGACAGAAGTCATGGTAAATATGTTAGTCCTGCATTGGATACTGCAGACAAGCACCCTGGACTTCATGATGACTATGGTTCTCCTAACCAGTCAAGCCCTGAGCTGAAAGGTGGAAAGAATGCTAGAGATACTAAAGATGGTTTGGGTAATGGGTATTTGAACCCTAAATCATCCAAAGAAGATAAGAAGCAGAATGAGGGCCCTGGACAATTGAGAGGAAATGAGAAACTAAAAGGTGACTATGAAGAGAAAGAGATACAGGCAAATGGAATAAAACATAATTACCATACAAATTCATCATCTGATAGTGAAGGTGAAAAATATAGAATGTTAAGAAGTTCTCCTTCTCATGATAGATGTAGAAGTCGATCAAGATCAAGTGGTCATCCTAGGGACAGATCTCGTTCTCGTAGTATAGCAGATGAATATGCTCATTCCAAGAAAAGGCACTCTAGGGATCAAGGGTCCCTTCATCATAGTGGCAGAGATAAGACTGACTATGAGCATGATGAGGAAGGAATGAGAGCACGTGGAAGGGAGCATGGTCGTGGCAATGCAGACTTGTTGGTAGATGACAGGAGGGGACGTAGTTCCAGGTATCGTAGTCGAGAGTCCCAGGATCGCAGTAGGGACAGTCATGTGGATAGGGATTTATACAGGGAAAAGAAACGAGACGAAGCAAGCAGGAATAGGGAGGTTGATTGGGTGCGTAAAACAGAAAAGGAACGTGAAAGGAGCTATGAGAGGGATAGAAGGGACACAATAAAAGACAGAAGTAGGGAAAGGGAGGAGGATAGGGATAGGAGACGAGAAAAGGAGAGAGGCTGGAGCAGGGAAACAGATTTTGAGAGGGATAGAAGAAGGGGAAAGGAAAGGGACAGGAGTAGGGATAATACAAGGGGTGGTGAGAGAGGAAGAGATTGGGATAGTGAAAGGGATGATAAGAATCGGGAAAGAGATCACATTAAGGAGAGGGAGAGGCGAGATGATAGATATAGGCACACTGATAAAGACACCGCATATAATAAGGATAAGCATTTGCGTCATGAGGATGGTGAAGACATTCGAGACAGATATAGAAAACATTCAAGACACGAAGAAACTGAATATCATCGGGAGAGAAACAGGAATTCTGATTCTGTAAAATTTTATAATTCTGCAAGAAGTGCCATGGAAGAGAATGAAAGCAAGCTAGAAAG AGGTGAGGCTGAACAAGATTACTTAGATGAGGATACTCTGCAATTACCAGAGCAAGAAGAGGAAGATCTGAATAGGATTAAGGAGGAAAGTAGACGGAGAAGGGAAGCAATAATGGAGAAATACAAGAAGCAGCATCAGCAAGCAGAACAGGCAGCTGAAAATGAAGGAAAAG ACAAGGAATCCGTGGACATTCCTACTGATGTTCCTGAAGCACATGATGGCAAGAATGATGGTATTGATGATGTAGAAACATCATTTGCTGTTGGGAAATCTACTCCTGAAAATTTGAATGGTGCTTCTAAGAAGATATCTGGTGCTGGTGGCCTGGGTGAGGGTACTCCTAAG AGTGAAAGATCAGACGACATGTTTTGTGATGATATATTTGGTGAGACACCAACTGGAGTTCGGAAATCA GGAAAAGGGGATGGTATACTGATTGAGAGGGTTGGCCTACATGACAATTGGGATGACGCAGAGGGGTATTACA GCTATCGTTTTGGTGAAATACTTGATGGCCGATACGAAGTCACTGCTGCACATGGGAGGGGTGTTTTTTCAACAGTGGTTCGGGCAAAGAATCTCAAGACTGGTAATGGTGAGCCAGATGAAGTTGCTATAAAAATCATTCGTAATAATGACACCAT GTACAAGGCTGGTATGGATGAGTTGGTCATACTGAAGAAATTAGTAGGTGCAGATCCAGATGATAAGCGTCATTGTGTTCGTTTCCTTTCAAGTTTTAA GCTAACAGCTGTGAGAGCATATGCAAAGCAACTATTTATTGCCCTGAAGCATCTTCGGAACTGTGGTGTTCTTCATTGTGATATAAAGCCTGATAATATGTTG GTGAACGAGGCTAAAAATGTCTTGAAGCTTTGCGACTTTGGTAATGCTATGTTTGCTGGTAAGAATGAAGTCACACCATATCTTGTCAGTCGGTTTTATCGGGCCCCTGAAATAA TTCTTGGCTTGCAATATGATCATCCGTTGGATATTTGGTCAGTAGGCTGTTGTTTGTATGAGCTCTATACAGGGAAAGTTCTTTTTCCAGGTCTTACAAACAATGACATGCTTAGGCTTCACATGGAATTAAAGGGTCCTTTTCCAAAGAAGATGCTGCGTAAG GGAGCATTCACTGACCAACATTTTGATCAGGACCTGACTTTTCTTGCTACTGAAGAGGATCCTGTGACAAAAAAG ACGATAAAGCGGATGATTCTCAACATAAAACCAAAAGATATTGGAACAATCATCACAGGCTCTCCTGGAGAGGATCCAAAGATGTTAGCCAACTTCAAGGATCTCATGGATAAAATTTTTATCTTGGACCCAGACAAGAGGTTGACGGTATCACAAGCACTGAACCACCCGTTTATCACTGGCAAGTGA
- the LOC112777312 gene encoding uncharacterized protein isoform X3, which produces MAAHLIITGMAFEDGSKKELHKVGRKMSKRFSLSGTSLASMESLSRPLVQEVVLSADMQCEKCQKRVSDIIAKMHGNSDHTMHSQAMSFIAFIRFYCTLVCSTQIVMVN; this is translated from the exons ATGGCAGCACACCTAATTATCACAGGTATGGCTTTTGAAGATGGTTCTAAAAAGGAGCTGCATAAAGTTGGTAGAAAAATGTCAAAGCGATTCTCTCTTTCTGGGACTAGTTTGGCTTCTATGGAGTCTTTGTCCCGGCCATTA GTCCAGGAAGTTGTTCTTTCTGCAGATATGCAATGTGAAAAGTGCCAGAAGAGGGTTTCTGACATCATTGCTAAAATGCATG GAAATTCGGACCACACAATGCATAGCCAAGCAATGTCATTCATTGCCTTTATTCGATTTTATTGTACCTTGGTCTGCTCAACTCAAATTGTAATGGTGAACTGA
- the LOC112777312 gene encoding uncharacterized protein isoform X2, which translates to MAAHLIITGMAFEDGSKKELHKVGRKMSKRFSLSGTSLASMESLSRPLVQEVVLSADMQCEKCQKRVSDIIAKMHETESVEVDVLEKKVTLTFRLLPTVGKVITEAQQITPINRNNLPKVAIIKRIFRSSHG; encoded by the exons ATGGCAGCACACCTAATTATCACAGGTATGGCTTTTGAAGATGGTTCTAAAAAGGAGCTGCATAAAGTTGGTAGAAAAATGTCAAAGCGATTCTCTCTTTCTGGGACTAGTTTGGCTTCTATGGAGTCTTTGTCCCGGCCATTA GTCCAGGAAGTTGTTCTTTCTGCAGATATGCAATGTGAAAAGTGCCAGAAGAGGGTTTCTGACATCATTGCTAAAATGCATG AGACAGAGTCCGTGGAGGTGGATGTGTTAGAGAAGAAGGTGACACTCACATTTAGGTTGTTACCAACTGTTGGTAAAGTAATCACAGAAGCACAGCAAATTACTCCCATTAACAGGAACAATCTCCCTAAAGTTGCCATTATTAAACGGATATTCCGCTCTTCCCATGGTTAA
- the LOC112777312 gene encoding uncharacterized protein isoform X1 produces the protein MAAHLIITGMAFEDGSKKELHKVGRKMSKRFSLSGTSLASMESLSRPLVQEVVLSADMQCEKCQKRVSDIIAKMHAETESVEVDVLEKKVTLTFRLLPTVGKVITEAQQITPINRNNLPKVAIIKRIFRSSHG, from the exons ATGGCAGCACACCTAATTATCACAGGTATGGCTTTTGAAGATGGTTCTAAAAAGGAGCTGCATAAAGTTGGTAGAAAAATGTCAAAGCGATTCTCTCTTTCTGGGACTAGTTTGGCTTCTATGGAGTCTTTGTCCCGGCCATTA GTCCAGGAAGTTGTTCTTTCTGCAGATATGCAATGTGAAAAGTGCCAGAAGAGGGTTTCTGACATCATTGCTAAAATGCATG CAGAGACAGAGTCCGTGGAGGTGGATGTGTTAGAGAAGAAGGTGACACTCACATTTAGGTTGTTACCAACTGTTGGTAAAGTAATCACAGAAGCACAGCAAATTACTCCCATTAACAGGAACAATCTCCCTAAAGTTGCCATTATTAAACGGATATTCCGCTCTTCCCATGGTTAA